In Streptosporangiales bacterium, a single window of DNA contains:
- a CDS encoding LacI family DNA-binding transcriptional regulator, whose protein sequence is MPASSGVRVEVSKRFESKPFAYDDDGAAVGQAHYPAESGHDRGDEVRRVSEDEVARGRVTIRDVAASAGVSISTVSHALSGRRTISAATKERIMAAAEELGYGANPSARALRTGRSGLVGLILRPRDAVHGSMARTETFTRLLGAIATAVLEQKMGLVHVPDILDPAVQSIPMDGCIVAHPYRGDEVLEQLLRRDIPVVTVDEDTDRPDFPWSVVLDTSTAVTELLQHLHDNGARRVMLLTGTEDNAWNRHARETYVAWAKRRRMKPHHESLYEGEGVDGAAKLIEPILTGPRRPDAIIAAASRFAAGIAQTAEKVGIDMPGDLMLAALTDSEYTRGNTPPITSVDLALEELGMATVALMLHRLAGDPPPVQRPVVQPHLYVRQSTTRT, encoded by the coding sequence ATGCCCGCCTCCTCAGGTGTGCGTGTCGAAGTGTCAAAACGTTTTGAGTCAAAACCTTTCGCCTATGATGACGACGGTGCCGCGGTGGGTCAAGCCCACTACCCGGCGGAGTCAGGTCACGACCGTGGGGACGAGGTGCGTCGCGTGTCCGAGGACGAGGTGGCGAGAGGGCGCGTGACGATCCGCGACGTCGCCGCGAGCGCAGGGGTCTCGATCAGCACCGTGTCGCACGCGCTGTCGGGCCGCAGGACCATCTCGGCCGCCACCAAGGAACGCATCATGGCCGCCGCGGAGGAGCTCGGCTACGGCGCGAACCCGTCCGCCAGAGCGCTCCGCACGGGACGGTCGGGGCTGGTGGGGCTGATCCTGCGCCCGCGCGACGCCGTCCACGGCTCGATGGCCCGTACGGAGACGTTCACCCGACTGTTGGGCGCGATCGCCACGGCGGTACTGGAGCAGAAGATGGGCCTGGTGCACGTGCCGGACATCCTCGACCCGGCGGTGCAGAGCATCCCGATGGACGGCTGCATCGTCGCCCACCCGTACCGCGGCGACGAGGTGCTCGAACAGCTGCTCCGCCGCGACATCCCGGTGGTGACCGTCGACGAGGACACCGACCGCCCGGACTTCCCCTGGAGCGTCGTCCTGGACACGTCGACGGCCGTCACCGAGCTGCTGCAGCACCTGCACGACAACGGCGCGCGGCGGGTGATGCTCCTGACGGGTACGGAGGACAACGCCTGGAACCGGCACGCGCGCGAGACCTACGTCGCGTGGGCGAAACGCCGCCGGATGAAGCCGCACCACGAGAGCCTGTACGAAGGCGAGGGCGTCGACGGCGCCGCGAAGCTCATCGAACCGATCCTGACCGGCCCCCGGCGTCCCGACGCCATCATCGCCGCCGCCAGCCGTTTCGCCGCCGGCATTGCGCAGACCGCGGAGAAGGTCGGCATCGACATGCCCGGCGACCTGATGCTCGCGGCCCTCACCGACAGCGAGTACACGAGAGGCAACACCCCACCCATCACCTCGGTAGACCTGGCCCTGGAGGAACTGGGGATGGCCACGGTCGCCTTGATGCTCCACCGTCTCGCCGGCGACCCACCCCCGGTGCAACGTCCGGTGGTGCAGCCTCACCTGTACGTGCGGCAGTCGACAACGCGGACCTAG
- a CDS encoding hydrolase: MAGLGMAVAQLLAVPDVEKNLRRIEELAGDAAAQGAEVVVFPEAAMYAWDVTAADLAEAAGEAGAFTEGLAGVATAAGVTLIVGMFAPAPGGRPPYNRMVVVGPDGAVRDAYDKVHLYDAFAFRESDKVTPAATTPDLAELRTVTVGDFTLGLQNCYDLRFPEMSRALVDRGADVLVISSAWVSGPDKEMHWETLLRARAIENTCYVVASNQSPPASAGLSMIVDPLGHIAATCIGVEGLAVHRLRPDHLRDVRALVPTLRHRRYDVVARTADRP; the protein is encoded by the coding sequence ATGGCCGGACTCGGCATGGCGGTCGCGCAGTTGCTCGCCGTCCCCGACGTCGAGAAGAACCTGCGCAGGATCGAGGAGCTCGCGGGCGACGCGGCGGCGCAGGGAGCCGAGGTCGTGGTCTTCCCCGAGGCCGCGATGTACGCCTGGGACGTCACGGCCGCCGACCTCGCCGAGGCGGCCGGCGAGGCCGGCGCGTTCACCGAGGGTCTCGCCGGCGTCGCCACGGCGGCCGGCGTGACGCTGATCGTCGGCATGTTCGCGCCCGCGCCCGGCGGGCGGCCGCCGTACAACCGCATGGTCGTCGTCGGTCCCGACGGCGCCGTGCGGGACGCGTACGACAAGGTGCATCTGTACGACGCATTCGCCTTCCGCGAGTCCGACAAGGTCACTCCGGCGGCGACGACGCCCGACCTCGCCGAGCTGCGTACGGTGACGGTAGGCGACTTCACGCTCGGCCTGCAGAACTGCTATGACCTGCGCTTCCCCGAGATGTCGCGCGCGCTCGTCGACCGCGGCGCGGACGTCCTCGTGATCAGTTCCGCCTGGGTCAGCGGCCCGGACAAGGAGATGCACTGGGAGACGCTGCTGCGCGCCCGGGCCATCGAGAACACCTGCTACGTGGTGGCGTCCAACCAGTCGCCCCCCGCGTCCGCCGGGCTGAGCATGATCGTCGACCCGCTCGGTCACATCGCCGCCACGTGTATCGGCGTCGAGGGGCTCGCCGTCCACCGGCTGCGACCAGATCACCTCCGCGACGTACGCGCGCTCGTGCCGACGCTGCGGCACCGCCGCTACGACGTCGTCGCGCGTACCGCCGACCGTCCCTGA
- a CDS encoding MFS transporter: MTMRSTTPRHHGTKRVVTSAAIGQFVEWYDFVVYAYTASVVATLFFPAEDRAASLLATFAVYAIGFVMRPVGGLVFGHLGDRVGRKGVLAVIILLMGGSTALIGLLPTYETVGLLAPILLVVCRLLQGMSAGGEAMGSNALVAEHAPAHRRGLYVGFTYSFANLPAVFAGLFVLLLTNVLTAQAFASWGWRIPFVLGGVLSLVGLYIRTRVDESPAFEVTRAADRVSRAPIVGVLRDHRRALGFAFAMAALSGLGFYSLTGYFATYLSESVGLSGNASLISNSIALTVAFVTMPLAGLVSDRVGRRPMMMAGAALSAVFAIPAYLLASAGTLGTAVAGQCLLALTLGIFFGPVGIVFLELFPTRTRYSGAAIGYNTAYVVFGGTAPLVGTWLVDVTGSLLAPAVYMAVLAAAVFVVARRLPESYRSSLVHSEDASTSEPAPQPTGESR, encoded by the coding sequence ATGACCATGCGCTCCACCACACCACGCCACCACGGCACGAAACGCGTCGTGACATCGGCCGCGATCGGCCAGTTCGTCGAGTGGTACGACTTCGTCGTCTACGCCTACACGGCGTCGGTCGTCGCCACCCTGTTCTTCCCAGCCGAGGACAGGGCTGCGTCGCTGCTGGCGACGTTCGCCGTCTACGCCATCGGCTTCGTGATGCGACCCGTCGGCGGCTTGGTGTTCGGCCATCTGGGCGACCGGGTCGGACGCAAGGGCGTGCTCGCCGTCATCATCCTGCTCATGGGCGGCTCGACCGCGCTGATCGGCCTGCTTCCCACGTACGAGACCGTCGGCCTGCTCGCGCCGATCCTGCTCGTCGTGTGCCGCCTGCTTCAGGGCATGTCGGCCGGCGGTGAGGCCATGGGCTCCAACGCGCTCGTCGCCGAGCACGCACCCGCCCACCGCCGCGGTCTGTACGTCGGCTTCACCTACTCGTTCGCCAACCTCCCGGCGGTCTTCGCCGGCCTGTTCGTACTGCTGCTCACCAACGTGCTCACCGCGCAGGCGTTCGCGTCGTGGGGCTGGCGCATCCCGTTCGTGCTCGGCGGCGTGCTCTCCCTGGTGGGTCTCTACATCCGCACGCGGGTGGACGAGTCGCCCGCGTTCGAGGTCACGCGTGCCGCCGACCGTGTGTCGCGCGCACCTATCGTCGGCGTGCTGCGCGACCATCGGCGCGCGCTCGGCTTCGCCTTCGCGATGGCAGCCCTGTCGGGTCTCGGCTTCTACTCGCTCACCGGCTACTTCGCCACCTACCTGTCGGAGTCGGTGGGACTGAGCGGGAACGCCTCGCTGATCTCCAACAGCATCGCGCTCACCGTCGCGTTCGTCACGATGCCGCTCGCCGGCCTGGTGTCCGACCGCGTCGGACGCCGACCGATGATGATGGCCGGCGCGGCGCTCAGCGCGGTGTTCGCGATCCCCGCCTACCTGCTCGCCAGTGCCGGCACGCTCGGCACCGCCGTCGCGGGACAGTGCCTGCTCGCGCTCACACTCGGCATCTTCTTCGGTCCGGTCGGCATCGTCTTCCTGGAGCTGTTCCCGACGCGCACCAGGTACAGCGGCGCCGCGATCGGCTACAACACCGCGTACGTCGTCTTCGGCGGTACGGCGCCGCTGGTCGGCACCTGGCTCGTGGACGTCACCGGCAGCCTGCTGGCGCCTGCGGTCTACATGGCGGTGCTCGCCGCGGCCGTTTTCGTCGTGGCCCGCCGGCTCCCCGAGTCGTACCGCAGTTCCCTCGTCCACTCCGAGGACGCCTCGACGTCCGAACCGGCGCCGCAACCGACTGGAGAAAGCCGATGA
- a CDS encoding carbon-nitrogen hydrolase family protein, with amino-acid sequence MTADTLTVSCVQFTASDNDKEGTVKTCLDLIDQAAEQGAKLVVLPELWTGLGFSTPTRYRDIAEPVPGPTTDLLAGKAREHGLHIIGSLYAETGDGHYENLTPVIDPTGRIVGSYAKTHLFDAPDRVDIKSGIRESAKVRAGDDLPVFDTALGPIGVSVCSDLRFPEVYRVLTLRGARIIVCASAFLSPRLDHWEFFVRARATENQVFVVASGQVGTEPASGISFVGRSMIADPWGTIVATASDVDGVVTAHLDLGLIEVIRSRYPLLDQRRPELYGDIVR; translated from the coding sequence ATGACAGCCGACACGCTCACTGTCTCCTGCGTGCAGTTCACCGCCTCGGACAACGACAAGGAGGGCACGGTCAAGACCTGCCTCGACCTGATCGACCAGGCGGCGGAGCAGGGCGCGAAGCTCGTGGTTCTGCCCGAGCTGTGGACGGGCCTCGGCTTCTCGACACCCACCCGCTACCGTGACATCGCCGAGCCCGTCCCCGGCCCGACGACGGACCTGCTCGCCGGCAAGGCGCGCGAGCACGGCCTGCACATCATCGGCTCGCTGTACGCCGAGACCGGCGACGGGCACTACGAGAACCTCACCCCTGTCATCGACCCGACCGGACGCATCGTCGGTTCGTACGCCAAGACGCACCTGTTCGACGCTCCCGACCGAGTCGACATCAAGAGCGGCATCCGCGAGTCCGCGAAGGTACGGGCGGGCGACGACCTCCCCGTCTTCGACACCGCACTCGGGCCGATCGGCGTCAGCGTCTGCTCCGACCTGCGATTCCCCGAGGTCTACCGCGTGCTGACGCTGCGCGGTGCGCGCATCATCGTCTGCGCCTCGGCCTTCCTCAGCCCGCGCCTCGACCACTGGGAGTTCTTCGTCCGCGCCCGCGCGACCGAGAACCAGGTCTTCGTCGTCGCGTCGGGACAGGTCGGCACCGAGCCGGCCAGCGGCATCAGCTTCGTCGGCCGGTCGATGATCGCCGATCCGTGGGGCACGATCGTCGCCACCGCATCCGACGTCGACGGCGTCGTCACCGCCCACCTCGACCTCGGGCTGATCGAGGTCATCCGCAGCCGCTACCCGTTGCTCGACCAGCGGCGTCCCGAGCTGTACGGCGACATCGTCCGCTGA
- a CDS encoding ATP-binding cassette domain-containing protein encodes MTEPLLSLRNIRKEFTAGPFGGAGSAVVAVDDVSLDVYPGETLGLVGESGCGKTTLARLILRLYDPTAGTIVFDGRDLTRLSQRQLLGVRQDMQVVLQDPYASLNPRMRVGEIVAEPLVTHGKVPRGRAGRGVLRTRVTELLEAVGLDAWAQDRFPHEFSGGQRQRIGIARALALEPKLVICDEPASALDVSIQAQIMNLLKRLQRERGLAYLFVSHDLSVMRQIADRVAVMNLGRVVELADTEALFTRPRHPYTHSLLSAVPIADPERERARRRIVLYGDPPSPADPPSGCTFRTRCPVAREECAAERPALMEQEAVDHVAACFFPVARTADLVTPAAG; translated from the coding sequence ATGACTGAGCCACTGCTCTCGCTGCGCAACATCCGCAAGGAGTTCACCGCCGGCCCGTTCGGCGGCGCGGGCTCGGCGGTCGTGGCCGTCGACGACGTGTCGCTCGACGTCTACCCGGGCGAGACCCTCGGGCTGGTCGGGGAGTCCGGCTGCGGCAAGACGACGCTCGCGCGGCTGATCCTGCGCCTCTACGACCCGACCGCCGGCACGATCGTGTTCGACGGCCGCGACCTCACCCGGCTCTCGCAACGGCAGCTGCTCGGCGTCCGGCAGGACATGCAGGTCGTGCTGCAGGACCCGTACGCCAGCCTCAACCCACGCATGCGCGTCGGCGAGATCGTCGCCGAGCCGCTGGTGACCCACGGCAAGGTGCCGCGCGGACGCGCCGGCCGCGGCGTCCTGCGTACCCGGGTGACCGAGTTGCTGGAGGCCGTCGGGCTCGACGCGTGGGCCCAGGACCGTTTCCCGCACGAGTTCTCCGGCGGCCAGCGCCAGCGGATCGGCATCGCCCGCGCGCTCGCGCTCGAGCCGAAGCTGGTGATCTGCGACGAGCCGGCGAGCGCGCTCGACGTCTCGATCCAGGCACAGATCATGAACCTGCTCAAGCGGCTGCAGCGCGAGCGCGGCCTCGCGTACCTGTTCGTCTCGCACGATCTCTCGGTGATGCGGCAGATCGCCGACCGCGTCGCGGTGATGAACCTCGGGCGTGTGGTCGAGCTCGCCGACACCGAGGCGCTCTTCACCAGGCCGCGACACCCGTACACCCACTCGCTGCTGTCGGCCGTGCCGATCGCGGATCCCGAGCGCGAGCGCGCCCGGCGGCGCATCGTCCTCTACGGCGACCCGCCCTCCCCCGCCGACCCTCCGTCCGGCTGCACGTTCCGCACCAGGTGCCCGGTCGCGCGCGAGGAATGTGCCGCGGAGCGTCCGGCGCTCATGGAGCAGGAGGCCGTCGACCACGTGGCGGCATGCTTCTTCCCGGTGGCACGGACGGCCGACCTCGTCACTCCAGCGGCGGGCTGA
- a CDS encoding ATP-binding cassette domain-containing protein, giving the protein MTAPLLEIRDLQVEFRLDTGTVRAVNGVSMAVEAGCTLAVVGESGSGKTATALSVLRLHPTPPCVYAGGEIVVEGRDLLRLSEREMRRVRGNDIAMVFQDPMTSLNPVKTIGAQIVEVLRLHQDLSRHEARLRAVEALREVGIPDPESRAGAYPHQFSGGMRQRAMIAMALACQPKILIADEPTTALDVTVQAQIMELLADLQDRFGMAIVLITHDLGIVAQAADDVLVMYAGRPVESARVDDLFERPQMPYTLSLLRSMPRSDVPGGAPFDPIPGIPPNLLDLPSGCSFRPRCGYAFEACADEVPPLRERAPGHAAACLLPDGELDRHRALAGRAHD; this is encoded by the coding sequence ATGACCGCGCCGCTGCTGGAGATCCGCGACCTGCAGGTGGAGTTCCGACTCGACACCGGCACCGTCCGCGCCGTCAACGGCGTGTCGATGGCCGTCGAGGCGGGATGCACGCTCGCCGTCGTCGGCGAGTCGGGCAGCGGCAAGACCGCGACGGCGCTGTCCGTGCTGCGGCTGCACCCGACACCGCCGTGCGTGTACGCGGGCGGCGAGATCGTCGTCGAGGGCCGCGACCTGCTCCGCCTCTCCGAACGCGAGATGCGGCGGGTGCGCGGCAACGACATCGCCATGGTCTTCCAGGACCCGATGACGAGCCTCAACCCGGTGAAGACGATCGGCGCGCAGATCGTCGAGGTGCTCCGGCTGCACCAGGACCTCTCCAGGCACGAGGCGCGGCTGCGCGCCGTCGAGGCGTTGCGCGAGGTCGGCATCCCCGATCCCGAGAGCCGCGCCGGCGCGTACCCGCACCAGTTCTCCGGCGGCATGCGGCAGCGCGCGATGATCGCGATGGCGCTCGCGTGTCAGCCCAAGATCCTCATCGCGGACGAGCCGACGACGGCGCTCGACGTCACCGTGCAGGCGCAGATCATGGAGCTGCTCGCCGACCTGCAGGACCGTTTCGGCATGGCGATCGTGCTCATCACCCACGACCTCGGGATCGTCGCGCAGGCCGCCGACGACGTGCTCGTCATGTACGCCGGGCGGCCGGTCGAGTCGGCACGCGTCGACGACCTCTTCGAACGTCCGCAGATGCCGTACACGCTGTCGCTGCTGCGGTCGATGCCGCGTTCCGACGTGCCGGGCGGCGCGCCGTTCGACCCGATCCCCGGCATCCCGCCCAACCTGCTCGACCTGCCGTCCGGCTGCAGCTTCCGACCGCGGTGCGGGTACGCGTTCGAGGCCTGCGCGGACGAGGTGCCGCCGCTGCGCGAGCGCGCGCCGGGCCACGCCGCCGCGTGCCTCCTGCCCGACGGCGAGCTCGACCGTCACCGTGCCCTCGCAGGACGTGCCCATGACTGA
- a CDS encoding threonine synthase, with the protein MSPTGRATHYVCDDCHAHTPMHSPALLCDACGGLLEIEYDLSGASRDLLDRAAGRRGLGVWRWSELLPVPDDTVPLYLGEGDTPLLTTRRLGDHLGIPGLLVKNDTLMPTGSFKDRGFSIAVGFAQALGVSEAFTYSSGNAGASFATYAARAGMNATVLVEDSANDTKVAAISLYGARVMRLSYRSSLEIFASVSALAEAGFYSFVNFINPVRHEGMKTYAYEICEALDWRAPDVMVHPVGTGGGLWGAWKGFRELQRMGVIDRLPRMIGVQPAASAPLVRAFQDGQTIAGAHGDASLTVAQSIAGDAPIQGGTRVLRAIYESGGRAVAVDDRDLFEAMRLLGREGVAAEPSAAASVAGLLRARTQGWVADDETVVAVVTGSAQKQPDALVKAAPPPSGVVRANPRALLELFGEPVRGRP; encoded by the coding sequence ATGAGCCCCACCGGAAGGGCGACGCACTACGTGTGCGACGACTGCCACGCGCACACGCCGATGCACAGTCCTGCCCTGCTGTGCGACGCCTGTGGTGGTCTGCTCGAGATCGAGTACGACCTGAGCGGTGCGTCACGCGACCTCCTCGACCGCGCGGCGGGCCGGCGGGGTCTCGGCGTGTGGCGGTGGTCGGAGCTGCTGCCCGTGCCCGACGACACCGTCCCGCTGTACCTCGGCGAGGGCGACACCCCGTTGCTGACGACCAGGCGCCTCGGCGACCACCTCGGCATCCCGGGCCTGCTGGTGAAGAACGACACCCTGATGCCGACCGGCAGCTTCAAGGACCGCGGCTTCTCGATCGCCGTCGGCTTCGCGCAGGCGCTCGGGGTCAGCGAGGCGTTCACGTACAGCTCCGGTAACGCGGGCGCGTCGTTCGCGACGTACGCGGCGCGCGCGGGCATGAACGCCACCGTGCTCGTCGAGGACTCCGCCAACGACACGAAGGTCGCGGCGATCAGCCTGTACGGCGCGCGCGTCATGCGGTTGAGCTACCGGTCGAGCCTGGAGATCTTCGCCAGCGTCAGCGCGCTCGCCGAGGCCGGCTTCTACTCGTTCGTGAACTTCATCAACCCCGTGCGCCACGAGGGCATGAAGACGTACGCGTACGAGATCTGCGAGGCGCTCGACTGGCGTGCGCCCGACGTGATGGTGCATCCCGTCGGCACCGGCGGCGGGCTCTGGGGCGCGTGGAAGGGCTTCCGCGAGCTCCAGCGGATGGGCGTGATCGACCGGCTGCCCCGGATGATCGGCGTGCAGCCGGCGGCGTCCGCGCCACTCGTGCGCGCGTTCCAGGACGGCCAGACGATCGCGGGCGCCCACGGCGACGCGAGCCTGACGGTCGCGCAGAGCATCGCGGGCGACGCGCCCATCCAGGGCGGGACGCGCGTACTGCGGGCGATCTACGAGTCCGGCGGGCGTGCAGTCGCCGTCGATGACCGCGACCTGTTCGAGGCGATGCGCCTGCTCGGCCGCGAGGGCGTCGCGGCGGAGCCGTCGGCCGCGGCGTCGGTGGCGGGGCTGCTGCGGGCGCGGACGCAGGGCTGGGTCGCCGACGACGAGACCGTCGTCGCCGTCGTCACCGGGTCCGCGCAGAAGCAGCCGGACGCGCTCGTCAAGGCGGCGCCGCCGCCCAGCGGCGTCGTCCGCGCCAACCCCAGGGCGCTGCTCGAGCTGTTCGGTGAACCCGTTCGGGGGCGCCCGTGA
- a CDS encoding ABC transporter permease subunit: MTTATTTAPPRRGSPTMLGAVRRALRRNHAAKVALAILVVVVIVGVLAPFIAPHDPNAQHLELKLRPPFWDDGSEPGYVLGTDKLGRDVLSRIIFGARVSLLVGIAATLLSGIVGTAIGVVTGYYRGWRDQVFMRLADVQLAFPSILLALAIIAVLGPSLWYLILVLGLTGWVAYARVVRAEVLSLRSREFVVAARAIGDNGWQIMTRHLVPNIVAPMATIGTLQVAAMIVAEASLSYLGLGVPPDIPTWGSMLADGQLYLRTAWWVAVFSGISIMLTTLAINVTGDMLRDVADPKAYTR, encoded by the coding sequence ATGACGACCGCCACCACCACGGCGCCGCCGCGGCGCGGGTCGCCCACCATGCTCGGGGCCGTACGGCGGGCGCTCCGGCGCAACCACGCCGCCAAGGTCGCCCTCGCGATCCTCGTCGTCGTCGTGATCGTCGGGGTACTCGCGCCGTTCATCGCGCCGCACGACCCGAACGCGCAACATCTCGAGCTCAAGCTGCGGCCGCCGTTCTGGGACGACGGCAGCGAGCCCGGGTACGTCCTCGGCACCGACAAGCTCGGCCGCGACGTGCTGAGCCGCATCATCTTCGGCGCCAGGGTCTCGCTGCTCGTCGGCATCGCGGCGACGCTGCTCTCCGGGATCGTCGGCACGGCGATCGGCGTCGTCACGGGGTACTACCGCGGCTGGCGCGACCAGGTCTTCATGCGGCTCGCCGACGTGCAGCTGGCGTTCCCCTCGATCCTGCTCGCGCTCGCGATCATCGCGGTACTCGGGCCGAGCCTGTGGTACCTCATCCTCGTCCTCGGGCTCACCGGCTGGGTCGCGTACGCACGCGTCGTCAGGGCGGAGGTACTGTCATTGCGGTCGCGCGAGTTCGTCGTCGCGGCGCGGGCCATAGGCGACAACGGCTGGCAGATCATGACGCGGCACCTGGTGCCCAACATCGTCGCGCCGATGGCCACCATCGGCACCCTGCAGGTCGCGGCGATGATCGTCGCCGAGGCCTCGCTGAGCTACCTGGGTCTCGGCGTGCCGCCGGACATCCCGACCTGGGGAAGCATGCTGGCCGACGGCCAGCTGTACCTGCGGACGGCGTGGTGGGTGGCCGTCTTCAGCGGCATCTCCATCATGCTGACCACACTCGCCATCAACGTGACGGGGGACATGTTGCGCGACGTCGCCGACCCGAAGGCGTACACCCGATGA
- a CDS encoding ABC transporter permease subunit codes for MTEGAATAPPPTARRVRTTGGIGDRALWLFIGKRFGHTVLVLFLVATVSFLLVRLSGDPVRQMLPPDATLEQENALRATLGLDRSLLDQYVSYMTGLVRFDLGQSLFYHRPALDVILERLPATLQLSVGAFVFALVLAIPAGIVSALRRGTSTDTSVMAAVLVGQSTPAFWVGILLILVFAVNLRWFPASGMGGFANLVLPSITLGLYSSAIIARLLRSSLIEVLGEDYIRTARAKGLATWKVVASHGLRNASLPVVTVIGLEVGSLLGGAILTEQVFSWPGVGRLTIEAITYRDYPLMQATILFLAAVFVLVNLLVDLSYAFLDPRVRLT; via the coding sequence ATGACCGAAGGCGCCGCGACCGCACCACCACCGACCGCACGCCGGGTTCGTACCACCGGCGGCATCGGCGACCGGGCGCTGTGGCTGTTCATCGGCAAGCGGTTCGGGCACACGGTGCTCGTGCTGTTCCTTGTCGCGACCGTGTCGTTCCTGCTCGTCCGGCTGTCCGGTGACCCGGTGCGGCAGATGCTGCCGCCCGACGCGACGCTCGAGCAGGAGAACGCGCTGCGCGCCACGCTCGGCCTCGACCGTTCACTGCTCGACCAGTACGTCTCGTACATGACGGGCCTGGTGCGCTTCGACCTCGGCCAGTCGCTCTTCTACCACCGGCCCGCGCTCGACGTGATCCTGGAGCGGCTGCCCGCGACGCTCCAGCTGTCGGTGGGTGCGTTCGTGTTCGCCCTGGTGCTGGCGATCCCGGCCGGCATCGTGTCGGCGCTGCGCCGTGGCACCAGCACCGACACCTCGGTCATGGCCGCGGTGCTCGTGGGGCAGTCGACGCCGGCGTTCTGGGTCGGCATCCTGCTGATCCTGGTGTTCGCGGTGAACCTCCGCTGGTTCCCCGCGTCCGGCATGGGCGGGTTCGCCAACCTCGTGCTGCCGTCGATCACGCTCGGCCTGTACTCGTCCGCCATCATCGCGCGGCTGTTGCGCTCGTCGCTGATCGAGGTCCTCGGCGAGGACTACATCCGCACGGCGCGCGCCAAGGGTCTCGCCACGTGGAAGGTCGTCGCCTCGCACGGCCTGCGCAACGCGTCGCTGCCGGTGGTCACCGTCATCGGCCTGGAGGTCGGCAGCCTCCTCGGCGGCGCGATCCTCACCGAGCAGGTGTTCTCCTGGCCGGGCGTCGGCCGGCTGACGATCGAGGCCATCACGTATCGCGACTACCCGCTGATGCAGGCGACGATCCTGTTCCTCGCCGCGGTCTTCGTGCTCGTCAACCTGCTCGTCGACCTGTCGTACGCCTTCCTCGACCCGCGGGTGAGGCTGACATGA